Within Flagellimonas maritima, the genomic segment AAAATCCGTAGAACCAGAAATGATAAAATCCAATTGGAAAGTCTATTGCTTGGTCATTTTGGATTATTGCAAAAGAAAGATTGCCAAGATTTATACTATATTCAACTCAAAGAAGAATATGGGTATCTGATGAAAAAGTTTGGACTCTCGCATAACTTTGGAAAGCCGGAATTCTTCGGATTGCGCCCACCTAATTTCCCTACAATTAGGCTATCACAGTTGGCAAGTTTATATATAGAACATCAAAATCTTTTTGCAGAACTAATGAAACTAAACCAGCTAGGGGATATTTATGACCTTCTTCAAGTAAATGCAAGCAGTTATTGGGATAATCATTTCACTTTTGGAAAGGTTTCAAAAAAAGGGAAAAAGCGGCTTTCCAAAAATTTTATGGATTTATTGATTATCAACACCATTGTGCCGTTAAAATTTTGTTACGCTAGATATGTTGGAAAAGATTGGAATACCGATGTATTGAGGTTGATTTCAAAAGTTAAGAAAGAAGATAATTCAATCATAAAAAGTTTTGATGATTTGGGCTCCAGAACAGTAAATGCTTTTGAAAGTCAATCAAAAATTCAATTGTATACCAACTACTGTTCAAAAAATAAATGCTTACAGTGTGCTTTGGGTGTGCATTTATTGAACAGAAATACATAATTTTAGGCATGAGTTTATTTTATGATACGCTCTATTACTTCCAAAAAAGGGGTTTTGAAGTTTGTAGACGCATAGCGGAACGCTTAGGTATACGGGCAAGAGTGGTACGTACTACTTTCATATATTTGACCTTTGCAACCTTAGGCTTTGGCTTTGCCCTTTATCTTTTTATTGCATTTTGGTTAAGAATAAAGGATTTGATCTACACCAAAAGAACCTCCGTTTTTGACCTTTGAGTATGATGCGATTGTTCCGTTCCAAAATAGTATTGGCCCTTTTCTTAATGCTACTCGTATTATCATTTGGCGTAGTGGGGTACAAATTCATTTCTGGCTTTACATGGATTGAGGCGGTGTACATGACCATTATAACGGTCACCACTGTCGGATTTTCAGAAGTTAAGCCCTTAGATGCCGATGCAAAGGTTTTTACTGTATTTTTAATCGTTACCAGTGTCTTTATCTTTGGTTTTGCGATATCTGTAATAACTGAGTATTTATTGGAAAGGAACGCGCTACAGGTTCTAAAAAAGAAAAAAGTGAAGAAAAAAATAGACAATTTATCAAATCATATTGTAGTTTGTGGCTTTGGGAGAAATGGAATCCAAGCAGCAGAAAGATTAAAGGAATATAAGAGACCATTCGTTGTTATAGAAAAGGACAAGGATGTTATTGAGCATCATGAGGAAACGGCGATACTTTTTATAGAAGGAGATGCGAATGATGACGACGTCTTGTTAAAAGCCGGTATTGACCGCGCGCAATATCTTATTACAGCATTGCCTGATGATGCCGCAAATCTATTTATAGTACTCTCCGCCCGCCAATTGAACAAGGAACTTTTTATAATCAGTAGAGCATCACAAGTAACATCCCAATCAAAACTGAGGTTGGCAGGTGCAGATAAAGTAATTATGCCCGACAAAATAGGCGGAGATCATATGGCATCTTTAGTGGTGATGCCCGATCTAATTACATTTATGGATAAACTTTCAATGGAAGGGGAGCATACTACAAATTTGGAGGAGGTCGAAATCGAGGATTTTACACAATTGATAGATTGCAATTCAATTCGGGATTTGGATTTGCGCAGAAAAACGGGCTGTACCATAATAGGATATATAGAACCGGACGGTAATTATATTATTAATCCTGAAGCCGATCTTGAACTCCAGCCCAAAGGAAAAGTCATTGTTTTGGGAAGGCCTGAGCAAATCAGAAAACTTAATGAAATGTTTCAACTGGGGTAGTAAAAGATCATTTAATTTGATTCCGTTGAATTTTTTTAGGATATTGTTCCCTTTACAAATATTTAACACAACCAAATAACAAATTATGAAGTATAGACTTCTTGCCCTTATAGCAATGTTGATTCCCGTTTTATCATTTTCTCAAGAAACTGCTGAAATTGGCTTGGACAAAAAAATTGACCAAGCATTTGCCCCGGTATCGGATTTCTTCAATACCGTCATATTTTTTGAGATAATGGGAACACCATTTGTACTGATACTATTAGTGGGCAGTGCATTGTTTTTCACAGTTTATTTTGGTTTTCCCAATGTAAGATACTACTGGACAGCAATCAATGTAGTACGGGGAAAGTATGTTGAAGTTGAAAAGTATGGTCTTGAGAAGGTAGAACAGCACATGACTGAAGATGGAGATATTCCTGATACAATTAGGAATGAGAGTGAAGAGGGTGAAGTAAGTCACTTTCAGGCTCTGGCGACTGCAGTTTCTGGTACAGTTGGGAATGGAAATATAGCTGGTGTTGCGCTCGCAATAGCACTGGGTGGACCAGGAGCAACATTTTGGATGATTATTTGCGGATTGCTCGGTATGTCAACCAAGTTTGTAGAGTGCACACTGGGTGTTCAATACAGGGATGTTGATGAAAATGGAGTAGTTCATGGAGGCCCTATGTATTACATTAGTAGAGGCCTCAAAAATAAAGGATTTAAAACTTTGGGAAAAATAGCAGCTGCACTGTTCGCTGTTTTCTGTATTGGAGGATCATTTGGTGGTGGTAATGCAGCACAATCCAACCAAGCAACCATTGTGGTCAAAGAGCTTTTTGGTTGGGACAGCGCTATGGCAGGAACTATAATTGGATTTGTACTGGCAGTTTTGGTTGGTATCATTATCATTGGTGGAATTAAAAGAATAGCACAGGTTACGGAGAAAGTAGTGCCTTTTATGGCCGTACTTTATATTGTTGCCTGTCTTTATATCATATTTGGTAATTTCAGTTTGATCGATGATGCAATATCCTTGATCGTTACCGAAGCTTTCAATCCTACGGCAATAGGCGTTGGAGGAATGATAGGTGTTTTACTTGTTGGCTTTAGACGTGCAGCCTTCTCAAATGAAGCTGGTGCAGGATCAGCTTCTATTGCACATTCAGCGGTTAAAACAAAATATTCTGCTTCGGAAGGTTTGGTGGCATTGCTTGAACCTTTTATTGATACCGTTGTCATCTGTACGATGACTGCTTTGGTAATCGTTATCTTCAACTTTGGAGGTGTTTTTGATTACGGAGGTGATGGTACGGGAGCAGTTTTGATTGATGGTGTTTCATACGAAGGAGCTGGTATCACATCACAAGCATTTGCACAGTATATACCTTATTCCGATGTATTCTTGACAATTGCAGTAGTGCTTTTTGCGGTTTCAACTATGATTTCTTGGTCATATTATGGACTTCAGTCATGGAAATACCTTTTCGGTAGAGGCATGGCAATGGATCTGACCTATAAATTTTTGTTCTGCATTTTTGTAATAATTGGTGCGGCCGCAAGTATGGATTCTATTTGGGCATTTTCAGATGCAATGATTTTTGCGATGGTATTCCCAAATATGGTTGGGCTATACTTCTTATTCCCAGAAGTTAAAAAACAATTGAGAAGATATTTAGATGCCATAAAACAAGCGTACCACTAAATTGCCTTATTTGAAAAATTTCAAATCCCACTTTAGGTTCAATAAGCAAGAACGGAGTGGGATTTTCTTTTTGCTTTTGATTATCATCATTTTACAAGGCGTGTTTTTCTATCTAAAGAGCAATCCGTTTAATGGAAATTCACAAGTTGTTGTAGACGCTTCAATGGAATTCAAACTGGATAGTCTTAAAAGGCTTTCATTACAGAAAGACCCTAAAATCAGCTATTCTTTCAATCCAAATTATATAACAGATTATAAAGGCTATACTTTGGGCATGTCCATAAATGAAATAGACAGATTGCATGCGTTTAGGGCGTCAGACCGGTTTATAAATTCAGCGGAGCAGTTTCAACAGGTTACCAAGGTTTCTGATTCTATGCTGAATGTATTGTCACCGTTCTTCAAATTTCCTGATTGGACACAGAAAAAATCCAACTATGGCTCAAAAAAGAGCAAGCTTCAAAAAAGTACAGAGACATCCAAGACCTTGGACATAAATTCCGCATCCATTGAAGATTTAAAAGAAATCAATGGAATTGGTAATAAACTCTCCGCAAGAATTATAAAATTTAGGGATAGATTGGGTGGCTTTTTAACAAACGAACAATTATACGATGTTTATGGGCTTAATATGGAGGTGGCCAATCGGGTTTTACGAAAATATCAAGTATTGAAACCACCTTCGATCAAGAAAATTAATGTTAATAATGCTACAAGCTCAGAAATATCTAGTTTGGTGTATATCACTTATCAAGTAGCAGAAAGAATAGTGGAGTATCGTAGGGTCAACGGAAGAATCAACACCTTTGACGAATTGACCGGTATTGAAGGTTTTCCTTCGAATAAACTAGATAGAATAACGCTATATTTGTCACTTTAAAA encodes:
- a CDS encoding alanine/glycine:cation symporter family protein, which translates into the protein MKYRLLALIAMLIPVLSFSQETAEIGLDKKIDQAFAPVSDFFNTVIFFEIMGTPFVLILLVGSALFFTVYFGFPNVRYYWTAINVVRGKYVEVEKYGLEKVEQHMTEDGDIPDTIRNESEEGEVSHFQALATAVSGTVGNGNIAGVALAIALGGPGATFWMIICGLLGMSTKFVECTLGVQYRDVDENGVVHGGPMYYISRGLKNKGFKTLGKIAAALFAVFCIGGSFGGGNAAQSNQATIVVKELFGWDSAMAGTIIGFVLAVLVGIIIIGGIKRIAQVTEKVVPFMAVLYIVACLYIIFGNFSLIDDAISLIVTEAFNPTAIGVGGMIGVLLVGFRRAAFSNEAGAGSASIAHSAVKTKYSASEGLVALLEPFIDTVVICTMTALVIVIFNFGGVFDYGGDGTGAVLIDGVSYEGAGITSQAFAQYIPYSDVFLTIAVVLFAVSTMISWSYYGLQSWKYLFGRGMAMDLTYKFLFCIFVIIGAAASMDSIWAFSDAMIFAMVFPNMVGLYFLFPEVKKQLRRYLDAIKQAYH
- a CDS encoding DUF2851 family protein — encoded protein: MREDLLSFIWRNNKFRTKKLFTTDKEALKIQNSGILNKFSGPDFFNAKIFIDEQLWAGNVEIHVKSSDWYAHHHETDTNYDNVILHVVWEDDISIFRKDGSKIPTLELKRYVPKEILEKYQKLLQNQKSTFINCETNFLEIDAFLKANWLERLYIERLEQKSILINTLLKETKNDWEEVLFILLAKNFGSKVNGHFFLDKAKQLGFSKIRRTRNDKIQLESLLLGHFGLLQKKDCQDLYYIQLKEEYGYLMKKFGLSHNFGKPEFFGLRPPNFPTIRLSQLASLYIEHQNLFAELMKLNQLGDIYDLLQVNASSYWDNHFTFGKVSKKGKKRLSKNFMDLLIINTIVPLKFCYARYVGKDWNTDVLRLISKVKKEDNSIIKSFDDLGSRTVNAFESQSKIQLYTNYCSKNKCLQCALGVHLLNRNT
- a CDS encoding ComEA family DNA-binding protein → MKNFKSHFRFNKQERSGIFFLLLIIIILQGVFFYLKSNPFNGNSQVVVDASMEFKLDSLKRLSLQKDPKISYSFNPNYITDYKGYTLGMSINEIDRLHAFRASDRFINSAEQFQQVTKVSDSMLNVLSPFFKFPDWTQKKSNYGSKKSKLQKSTETSKTLDINSASIEDLKEINGIGNKLSARIIKFRDRLGGFLTNEQLYDVYGLNMEVANRVLRKYQVLKPPSIKKINVNNATSSEISSLVYITYQVAERIVEYRRVNGRINTFDELTGIEGFPSNKLDRITLYLSL
- a CDS encoding potassium channel family protein translates to MMRLFRSKIVLALFLMLLVLSFGVVGYKFISGFTWIEAVYMTIITVTTVGFSEVKPLDADAKVFTVFLIVTSVFIFGFAISVITEYLLERNALQVLKKKKVKKKIDNLSNHIVVCGFGRNGIQAAERLKEYKRPFVVIEKDKDVIEHHEETAILFIEGDANDDDVLLKAGIDRAQYLITALPDDAANLFIVLSARQLNKELFIISRASQVTSQSKLRLAGADKVIMPDKIGGDHMASLVVMPDLITFMDKLSMEGEHTTNLEEVEIEDFTQLIDCNSIRDLDLRRKTGCTIIGYIEPDGNYIINPEADLELQPKGKVIVLGRPEQIRKLNEMFQLG
- a CDS encoding PspC domain-containing protein, which produces MSLFYDTLYYFQKRGFEVCRRIAERLGIRARVVRTTFIYLTFATLGFGFALYLFIAFWLRIKDLIYTKRTSVFDL